The nucleotide window GGCCTGTCCGGAACGACGCGGCGGGGCGCCGAGCTTGGATGTGTCGTACGGGCGTGAACTCGGCGCAGCCAGAATGTCAGAGTCGCTGGCGCACAGCGAGAATCCGGAATCCAAGCAGCCTCACCGGATGCCGCTGGAGGCCCCGGACCACACCGTCGGTGGCTTATTGTTCCAGCGCAAAATTCAGCGCCGCACACACCGCCGTCACCTGCGCGGCGATGCACTGCTCGGGCGTTGCCTGCGGGCTGTCGGGATAAACCTCGGTGGTCGTTCGGTAGCGCGCGTCGGTGATACCCGCGCACAGCCCCAGTTGCCGCAGCGCATAGCGGATCACACCGCGAGCGACCACCGGTGAACCGATGATCTCGCCCTGTGCATCCGCCGGGGCGATGTGTGTAACTTTCTGCACGGCGGCGATGATCGCGTCCTGGAATTCCGGCTGAGGCGACTCGGTGTCGTCCACCAGATAGAAGCCGTCGGGAATTTCGCCGGGTTCGTGGGGCTTGCCGTCGCGCGCCGCCAGCGCGGGGCGGAATTCGGATTCGTCCGTGTCCGTGGTTTCGTGCAGATCGATGTGCACCAGTATCCGGTCTCTTATCGGCGCGATCAGTTTCATCAACGCCGCGGACTCCTGCGCCGGACTGCCGTCGAAGAACGAACGGTTCGGATCGATGGCCTGCGGGTTCCATCGTTGGATCACCTCGTACGCCCAGGGGCTCACGCAGGGCGCCACGATGAGGTTGATGCGGCCTTCATATGCCTGCGCATGGCGTTCGACGAACCGCAAGGCCCCTTGAACCCCGCTGGTTTCGTAACCATGCACGCCGCCGGTCACCAAGGCCGTGGGCAAGTCGTCTCGCGGCGCGGCGTGTCTGAGCGCGAACAGCGGATAGCGTACGGGGTCTTCGCTCAGCTGGCCGTACTGAACCACTTCATAGCGGGCGCGCAGGGCTTCGATTGCGCTC belongs to Gammaproteobacteria bacterium and includes:
- a CDS encoding M14 family metallocarboxypeptidase, which translates into the protein MTMPPPYPIGTPGRPWGEAELAEWYARQTRKRSYTGEVLSAIEALRARYEVVQYGQLSEDPVRYPLFALRHAAPRDDLPTALVTGGVHGYETSGVQGALRFVERHAQAYEGRINLIVAPCVSPWAYEVIQRWNPQAIDPNRSFFDGSPAQESAALMKLIAPIRDRILVHIDLHETTDTDESEFRPALAARDGKPHEPGEIPDGFYLVDDTESPQPEFQDAIIAAVQKVTHIAPADAQGEIIGSPVVARGVIRYALRQLGLCAGITDARYRTTTEVYPDSPQATPEQCIAAQVTAVCAALNFALEQ